The following coding sequences lie in one Bordetella genomosp. 9 genomic window:
- the tssB gene encoding type VI secretion system contractile sheath small subunit: protein MSRPSSQKFLGRTRPPRVQIEYDVEVNGAERKVSIPFVMGVMADLSGQPTEPLPPVAERTFLDFDSDNFDDRMKAIRPRVAVTVPNSLTGEGNLGLELTFECMEDFSPTAVARRVEPLRRLLEARGHLANLLTYMDGKVGAEDLVAKLLADPALLKTLAAAPAPAADAPADASTPSAEQGETTP, encoded by the coding sequence ATGAGCAGGCCAAGCAGCCAGAAGTTTCTCGGACGGACCCGTCCGCCGCGTGTACAGATCGAATACGACGTCGAGGTCAATGGGGCCGAGAGGAAGGTTTCGATTCCCTTCGTCATGGGCGTCATGGCGGATCTGTCAGGACAGCCGACGGAGCCGTTGCCTCCCGTGGCCGAACGCACGTTCCTGGACTTCGACAGCGATAACTTCGATGACCGCATGAAGGCCATCCGGCCCCGTGTGGCGGTCACCGTACCGAACTCCCTGACGGGTGAGGGGAACCTGGGCCTGGAACTCACCTTTGAGTGCATGGAGGACTTCAGTCCGACAGCCGTTGCACGCCGCGTCGAGCCGCTGCGCCGCCTGCTGGAGGCCCGTGGCCATCTGGCCAACCTGCTGACCTACATGGATGGAAAGGTTGGCGCGGAGGATCTCGTCGCGAAGCTGCTGGCCGATCCCGCTTTGCTGAAAACCCTGGCCGCCGCGCCGGCGCCTGCGGCGGACGCCCCCGCCGATGCCTCCACTCCGTCCGCCGAACAAGGCGAGACGACCCCCTGA
- the tssF gene encoding type VI secretion system baseplate subunit TssF, whose translation MTPELLRYYNQELMYLREMGGEFARMFPKIAGRLGMEGFECADPYVERLLEGFSFLAARIQQKLDGRFAPFANQLAELVYPHFAAPTPSMIVVEIDPDVDNPGLAQGLLVPRDTALHSRLPHEGSTRCEYRTAHAVALWPLRLHHADYRPYTGFPAYASQDSRGGPCAVMRLRIGRLDGRPVNELDLDNLTFYLHGSGDLPAQLYEQLLGHALSVVITPVDRGASWQEALPPRCLSAEGLDDDQALLPPPPRAFGGYRLLHEYFSFPERLRFVALNGLRQALKRCADPQFDIVILLDDYQPKWERLVDASRFKLNCTPAINLFPRRGDRIAIDDGRFEHHVVPDRTRPLDFEVYAVQSVRGYRETGGDAELFLPMYRSVDPALDIGHVGGYFQIRRETRLRSEREHRHGGRSRYAGCETYIALTEDPRHGNDEPLRQLALDLLCTNRDLPLSMPLGTGRTDFTLGSDLPVGPIRCVAGPTEPRPMLAEGAAAWRFLRLLSLNYLSLSDGDAVSNAEALRDVLDLYRPLNDDAARRKAAGIVQVASRPVVRRLPHAGPACFGRGLEIAVTLDDDAFEGCGAFLLGAVLQAFFATCVSINHFTETIVRTLRGGERMRWPARSGRCQIL comes from the coding sequence ATGACGCCTGAACTGCTGCGTTACTACAACCAGGAACTGATGTATCTCAGGGAAATGGGCGGCGAGTTCGCTCGGATGTTTCCCAAGATCGCAGGGCGTCTCGGCATGGAAGGGTTCGAGTGTGCCGACCCCTATGTGGAGCGGCTGCTCGAAGGTTTCAGTTTCCTTGCCGCCCGCATCCAGCAGAAGCTCGACGGCCGTTTCGCCCCGTTCGCCAATCAGCTTGCCGAGCTGGTGTATCCCCATTTCGCGGCGCCGACGCCCTCCATGATCGTGGTGGAGATCGATCCCGACGTCGACAACCCCGGGCTTGCCCAGGGGCTGCTGGTGCCGCGGGATACGGCGTTGCATAGCCGTCTTCCTCACGAGGGCAGCACCCGCTGCGAGTATCGGACCGCGCATGCGGTCGCCCTGTGGCCGCTGCGCCTTCATCACGCCGACTACCGGCCGTATACGGGCTTCCCCGCTTATGCCTCGCAAGACTCGCGCGGCGGCCCTTGCGCCGTCATGCGCTTGCGCATCGGGCGGCTGGACGGCCGGCCGGTCAACGAGCTGGATCTCGACAACCTGACTTTCTACCTGCACGGCAGCGGCGATCTGCCGGCGCAGTTGTACGAGCAATTGCTGGGACATGCGCTCAGCGTCGTGATAACGCCCGTCGATCGCGGCGCATCATGGCAGGAGGCGTTGCCGCCGCGGTGCCTGTCGGCCGAGGGCCTGGACGATGACCAGGCGCTGCTGCCGCCGCCGCCGCGCGCATTTGGCGGGTACCGCCTTTTGCACGAGTACTTTTCCTTCCCGGAGCGCCTGCGCTTCGTCGCGCTGAACGGATTGCGCCAGGCGCTGAAACGCTGCGCGGACCCGCAGTTCGACATCGTTATCCTGCTGGACGATTACCAGCCGAAGTGGGAACGGCTGGTCGATGCGTCCCGGTTCAAGCTGAATTGTACGCCCGCCATCAACCTGTTTCCTCGCCGGGGCGACCGCATCGCCATCGACGATGGGCGTTTCGAGCATCACGTGGTGCCCGACCGTACGCGGCCCCTGGATTTCGAGGTCTATGCCGTGCAATCCGTACGGGGGTACCGCGAGACGGGCGGCGACGCCGAGCTTTTCCTGCCGATGTACCGCAGCGTGGATCCCGCGTTGGACATCGGCCACGTCGGCGGCTACTTCCAGATTCGCCGTGAGACGCGTCTTCGTTCCGAGCGCGAACACCGGCATGGCGGACGGTCGCGCTATGCGGGCTGCGAAACCTATATCGCACTGACCGAGGATCCCCGCCACGGGAACGACGAGCCGCTGCGGCAGCTCGCGCTGGACCTGCTTTGCACCAATCGCGACCTGCCGCTGTCGATGCCCCTGGGCACGGGAAGGACGGACTTCACGCTGGGGTCGGACCTGCCGGTCGGACCAATACGTTGTGTGGCCGGGCCCACCGAACCGCGGCCCATGCTCGCGGAAGGCGCCGCGGCGTGGCGCTTTCTTCGCCTGCTGTCGCTGAACTATCTGTCGCTGTCGGACGGGGACGCCGTCAGCAATGCCGAGGCGCTGCGCGACGTGCTCGACCTCTACCGGCCCTTGAACGACGATGCCGCGCGCCGCAAGGCGGCAGGCATCGTACAGGTGGCGTCGCGCCCGGTCGTGCGGCGGCTGCCGCATGCCGGGCCCGCCTGTTTCGGCAGGGGACTGGAGATCGCCGTCACGCTGGACGATGACGCCTTCGAAGGCTGTGGCGCGTTCCTGCTGGGCGCGGTGCTGCAGGCATTCTTCGCTACCTGCGTATCCATCAATCATTTCACGGAGACCATCGTGCGCACGCTGCGAGGCGGTGAGCGGATGCGGTGGCCGGCGCGGAGTGGACGATGCCAGATCCTGTAG
- a CDS encoding DUF4280 domain-containing protein, whose amino-acid sequence MAQLVVSGALLECTMGATPAVFMVEPVSGVAAEARPAGTIMDHIPEVNISTFGLCRSPANPAVAAATAAAAGVLTPQPCIPATAAPWMPGVPNVLIRGFPALHSVSRCLCNWAGVISITNAGTMRTEVPEL is encoded by the coding sequence ATGGCGCAACTGGTTGTCTCGGGAGCCCTTCTCGAATGCACCATGGGGGCTACGCCCGCGGTGTTCATGGTGGAGCCGGTCAGCGGCGTGGCCGCCGAAGCGCGGCCCGCTGGAACGATCATGGACCACATCCCCGAGGTCAATATTTCGACGTTCGGCTTGTGCCGCTCGCCGGCGAATCCCGCTGTCGCGGCCGCGACAGCTGCTGCCGCCGGGGTGCTGACGCCGCAACCCTGCATTCCCGCGACGGCCGCGCCATGGATGCCGGGCGTGCCGAACGTCCTTATCCGAGGATTCCCGGCGTTGCACTCGGTAAGCCGTTGCCTCTGCAACTGGGCAGGCGTGATCTCGATCACGAACGCCGGAACGATGCGCACGGAAGTGCCGGAGCTTTAG
- a CDS encoding type VI secretion system tube protein Hcp has translation MSEFAYSMKLEGIEGSSDLADKEVNIKEFSYDISAAPRDVDRVSGALKPGLPRVSPVRVFKLMCSATPVLMKCIATGKEIDKVTLTEYTTSGEAGKKEKYQVLTLENVYITMHTVANGGFETLELDPIVVTHEFFKRDEKTNIVSSAGSAMFNRLSRVFENSSGG, from the coding sequence ATGAGCGAATTCGCTTACAGCATGAAGTTGGAAGGCATCGAGGGATCGAGCGACCTTGCGGACAAGGAAGTGAACATCAAAGAGTTCAGCTATGACATCTCCGCCGCGCCGCGCGATGTGGACCGGGTGTCCGGGGCGCTGAAACCGGGGCTGCCGCGGGTCAGCCCGGTCAGGGTGTTCAAGCTGATGTGCAGCGCCACGCCGGTGCTGATGAAGTGCATCGCGACCGGCAAGGAAATCGATAAGGTGACGCTGACGGAATACACGACGAGCGGCGAAGCTGGGAAAAAGGAAAAGTACCAGGTGCTCACGCTGGAGAACGTCTATATCACCATGCATACCGTCGCCAACGGCGGCTTTGAGACGCTCGAGCTCGACCCCATCGTGGTCACCCACGAGTTCTTCAAGCGCGACGAGAAGACCAACATCGTGTCGTCCGCCGGATCCGCGATGTTCAACCGCTTGTCCCGCGTCTTCGAGAACTCATCCGGCGGCTGA
- the tssG gene encoding type VI secretion system baseplate subunit TssG, with translation MPDPVALQERYVAGAGRYRFFQAVRLIERAYAGYPRIGESLRPSDDPVRFGQEAELAFAGAEVAHARMPDDSAPLRLVLNVGGLLGVDGPMPLHFTQYVRDRRCHAGDRSWMAFLDIFHHRMISLYYRAWSQGQPAVGRDRPADDPFVGYLGVLSAGRAADARSPDGDVDPNLQFAGLLCLRSRPAKGLARLLSEYFLVDAHVESHIGHWMSVPSSELTLLGGRGARKLGEGLVLGRRLWDRQHRFRVRLGPLQAPDVARFQPDAPSFARLAAWVRRYNRDGLDWDVALRLAPGAARPAPLGRRLRLGRNSWLGAPDAKRCPDIVFSTRPACAPVFPG, from the coding sequence ATGCCAGATCCTGTAGCGCTGCAAGAGAGGTACGTGGCCGGTGCCGGCCGCTATCGCTTTTTCCAGGCGGTCCGGCTGATCGAGCGCGCGTACGCCGGCTATCCCCGCATCGGCGAATCGTTGCGTCCATCCGACGATCCTGTACGGTTCGGGCAGGAAGCGGAACTGGCCTTTGCCGGCGCGGAGGTGGCGCATGCGCGCATGCCGGACGACAGTGCGCCGTTGCGCCTGGTTCTCAACGTGGGCGGCCTGCTGGGGGTGGACGGACCCATGCCCCTGCATTTCACCCAGTACGTCCGCGACCGGCGCTGCCATGCGGGAGATCGTTCCTGGATGGCGTTCCTGGACATCTTCCATCACCGCATGATCAGCCTGTACTACCGGGCATGGTCCCAGGGGCAGCCGGCGGTGGGCCGGGATCGTCCGGCCGACGATCCTTTCGTGGGCTATCTCGGCGTCCTGTCCGCGGGGCGCGCAGCGGACGCCCGGTCCCCGGATGGCGATGTCGATCCCAACCTGCAGTTTGCGGGACTGCTGTGCCTGCGCAGCCGTCCGGCCAAGGGGCTCGCGCGGTTGCTGTCCGAGTATTTCCTGGTGGACGCGCACGTGGAAAGCCATATCGGACATTGGATGTCAGTCCCGTCATCGGAGCTGACCCTGCTGGGTGGCCGGGGGGCGCGGAAATTGGGCGAGGGCCTGGTGCTGGGCCGACGGCTCTGGGACAGGCAGCACAGGTTCCGGGTGCGTCTGGGGCCCCTGCAGGCGCCGGATGTCGCCCGCTTTCAACCCGACGCCCCGAGTTTCGCCCGCCTGGCGGCATGGGTGCGCCGGTACAACCGTGACGGACTGGATTGGGATGTGGCCCTGCGGCTGGCCCCCGGCGCTGCGCGCCCGGCGCCGTTGGGAAGGCGGCTCAGGCTCGGCCGCAACAGCTGGCTGGGCGCGCCGGACGCAAAGCGTTGTCCCGACATTGTGTTTTCAACCCGGCCGGCGTGCGCGCCGGTCTTTCCAGGATAG
- the tssH gene encoding type VI secretion system ATPase TssH — translation MAEISRAALFGKLSSLAFRTLESATVFCKLRGHAAVQLEHWLHQILQGQDSDLHRIVRHYELDAGVLSRHLVEALDRLPHNPGGAVDLAPQVEEAAERGWVYASLMHNAERVRSGHLLLAMLKTPSLRRALLALSRQFAQIGVDSLASEFETLLAASPEAGGDGPPAAAIPGEASGAIAPALTGAQEALARYTVDLTAQARAGELDPIVGRDEEIGQVIDILLRRRQNNPILTGEAGVGKTAVVEGLAQRIACGDVPPALRAVTLRTLDLGLLQAGASMKGEFEQRLRQIVEEVRVARPPVILFVDEAHTLIGAGGAAGTGDAANLIKPALARGTLRTIAATTWSEYKRHIEKDPALTRRFQPVAVAEPDEDKAQRMLRGLVPAMEAHHGVQVQDEALRAAVCLSRRYIADRQLPDKAVSLLDTACARVAASQHAAPPALNRARAQVSSLEAELEMAQRESALGMSDAARAAELAVQLEAARAECQAVESRWRSEQALVQAIRQTRAALEADDQATDTPPEKTEPHGARRASRLAELGRLRDELEARQQGFPLVLPQVDRHAVAAVVQDWTGIPVGRMVTDNIEHLLNLDKVLAERVVGQAAALNRIARCLQTARAGLTRHARPLGVFLLAGPSGVGKTETAFALADALYGGQQNLIALNMSEYQEAHSVSKLKGAPPGYVGYGEGGVLTEAVRRRPYSVVLLDEIEKAHPDVHKVFYQVFDRGWMEDGEGRIIDFRNTLILLTSNAGDDCLARLCANPSALPSLDEAADVLREPLLQVFPPALLARMTVIPYYPLQRAALETIVRKQLARLQERLRDEHGIECDIDEDVVAAVIASCGECDSGARLVEAVLDRAVLAEIGVAMLRARVQGERIAHIRIVATDGNLGCVFS, via the coding sequence ATGGCGGAAATCAGCCGTGCCGCGTTATTCGGCAAACTCAGCTCGCTGGCGTTCCGGACATTGGAAAGCGCCACCGTTTTCTGCAAGTTACGCGGCCACGCAGCCGTTCAGTTGGAGCACTGGCTTCACCAGATCCTGCAAGGGCAGGATTCGGATCTGCACCGCATCGTCAGGCATTACGAACTGGATGCCGGCGTGCTGAGCCGCCATCTGGTGGAGGCCCTGGACCGGCTGCCGCACAATCCTGGCGGGGCGGTCGATCTGGCTCCGCAAGTGGAAGAAGCGGCCGAGCGCGGCTGGGTGTACGCGTCGCTGATGCATAACGCCGAGCGGGTGCGATCCGGGCACCTGCTGCTCGCCATGTTGAAGACGCCGTCCTTGCGCCGGGCGCTGCTCGCATTGTCGCGGCAGTTCGCGCAGATCGGCGTCGACAGCCTTGCAAGCGAGTTCGAGACGCTGCTTGCAGCATCGCCTGAAGCCGGCGGCGACGGCCCGCCTGCCGCTGCCATTCCGGGCGAAGCAAGCGGCGCCATAGCGCCGGCCCTGACCGGCGCACAAGAGGCGCTGGCGCGCTACACCGTGGACTTGACGGCGCAGGCGCGGGCGGGGGAACTGGACCCCATCGTCGGCCGCGACGAGGAGATCGGCCAGGTCATCGACATTCTGCTGCGGCGGCGCCAGAACAACCCGATCCTGACCGGTGAAGCGGGCGTCGGCAAGACGGCGGTCGTCGAAGGTCTGGCGCAGCGGATCGCCTGCGGCGACGTGCCTCCGGCCCTGCGCGCCGTCACGTTGCGCACGCTCGATCTCGGTCTGCTGCAGGCCGGCGCCAGCATGAAGGGCGAGTTCGAGCAGCGCTTGCGGCAGATTGTCGAGGAAGTGCGTGTTGCGCGGCCGCCGGTGATCCTGTTCGTTGACGAGGCCCATACCTTGATCGGCGCCGGCGGCGCTGCCGGGACGGGCGATGCCGCCAACCTCATCAAGCCGGCGCTGGCGCGCGGTACCTTGCGCACCATCGCGGCAACAACCTGGTCCGAGTACAAGCGGCACATCGAAAAGGATCCGGCCCTGACCCGCCGCTTCCAGCCGGTCGCGGTGGCGGAACCGGACGAAGACAAGGCGCAGCGCATGCTGCGCGGCCTGGTGCCCGCGATGGAAGCGCACCACGGCGTGCAGGTCCAGGACGAAGCATTGCGCGCCGCTGTGTGCCTGAGCCGGCGCTATATCGCCGACCGGCAGTTGCCGGACAAGGCAGTGAGCCTGCTGGATACCGCTTGCGCGCGCGTCGCGGCAAGCCAGCACGCCGCGCCGCCGGCGCTCAATCGAGCCCGTGCACAGGTGTCGTCTTTGGAGGCGGAGCTCGAGATGGCGCAGCGCGAATCCGCACTGGGCATGAGCGATGCCGCTCGCGCCGCCGAGCTGGCCGTCCAATTGGAGGCGGCGCGCGCGGAGTGCCAGGCGGTGGAGTCCCGGTGGCGGTCGGAACAGGCGCTGGTGCAGGCGATCAGGCAGACCCGCGCGGCTCTGGAGGCGGACGACCAGGCCACAGATACGCCGCCGGAAAAGACGGAGCCCCATGGCGCCCGGCGCGCATCCCGATTGGCGGAGCTGGGCAGATTGCGCGACGAACTGGAAGCGCGGCAGCAAGGCTTTCCATTGGTCCTGCCCCAGGTTGACAGGCATGCGGTCGCGGCTGTGGTCCAGGATTGGACGGGCATTCCTGTCGGCCGCATGGTCACCGACAACATCGAGCATTTGCTCAATCTCGACAAGGTATTGGCCGAGCGTGTGGTTGGCCAGGCAGCGGCGTTGAATCGCATTGCCCGCTGCCTGCAGACGGCGCGCGCCGGACTGACGCGTCATGCGCGTCCGCTCGGTGTGTTTTTGCTTGCCGGGCCATCGGGCGTCGGCAAGACGGAGACGGCTTTCGCTCTGGCCGACGCGCTGTACGGCGGGCAGCAGAACCTCATCGCGCTCAACATGAGCGAGTACCAGGAAGCGCACAGCGTATCGAAACTGAAAGGGGCTCCGCCGGGTTATGTCGGTTATGGCGAGGGCGGAGTGCTGACCGAAGCCGTGCGGCGGCGGCCGTACAGCGTCGTGCTGCTCGACGAAATCGAAAAGGCGCATCCCGATGTGCACAAGGTCTTCTATCAGGTGTTCGATCGGGGATGGATGGAGGATGGCGAAGGCCGCATCATCGATTTCCGGAACACCTTGATTCTGCTCACCAGCAACGCCGGTGACGACTGTCTCGCGCGCTTGTGCGCAAACCCGTCGGCCCTTCCTTCGCTGGATGAAGCCGCAGACGTGCTGCGCGAGCCGCTGCTGCAAGTGTTCCCGCCGGCCCTGCTGGCCCGCATGACAGTGATTCCCTACTACCCCTTGCAGCGGGCGGCGCTGGAAACGATCGTCCGCAAACAATTGGCGCGATTGCAAGAGCGGCTGCGGGACGAGCATGGCATCGAATGCGACATCGACGAGGACGTCGTCGCGGCTGTCATTGCGAGCTGCGGGGAATGTGACAGCGGCGCGCGCCTGGTCGAAGCCGTGCTCGACCGCGCGGTGCTCGCTGAAATAGGAGTGGCCATGTTGCGCGCCCGCGTGCAGGGGGAGCGGATCGCCCATATCCGCATCGTCGCGACGGACGGAAACCTGGGCTGCGTGTTTTCGTAA
- the tssE gene encoding type VI secretion system baseplate subunit TssE, which produces MAELTSKDRLQPALLDRLTDEEPWAAHEPRDRRVISMRQLRHGVLRDLGALLNASRPLERLDLTKYPYVARSVLNYGFPALTGRVQSGLDPSEIAGSIADAILAFEPRILPHTLSVTPVPPEDTGHANTLAFLIEGDLWAQPYPERLYVRTELDLEDGEVMLRANDGGRHDA; this is translated from the coding sequence ATGGCCGAACTCACCAGCAAGGACCGCTTGCAGCCTGCGCTGCTCGACCGGCTTACCGACGAGGAGCCATGGGCGGCTCATGAGCCGCGCGATCGGCGGGTCATTTCGATGCGGCAGTTGCGCCATGGCGTGTTGCGCGACCTGGGCGCGCTCCTCAACGCGTCTCGTCCGCTCGAGCGCCTGGATCTGACGAAGTACCCGTATGTCGCCAGGTCGGTGCTGAACTATGGGTTTCCGGCCTTGACCGGACGGGTCCAGTCGGGCCTGGACCCGTCGGAGATCGCCGGCTCGATCGCCGATGCCATCCTTGCGTTCGAGCCTCGCATCCTTCCGCACACCCTCAGCGTCACGCCCGTGCCGCCGGAAGACACCGGCCACGCTAACACCCTGGCTTTCCTGATCGAAGGCGACCTATGGGCGCAGCCCTATCCAGAGCGTCTGTACGTCAGGACGGAGCTGGACCTGGAGGACGGAGAAGTCATGCTGCGCGCGAACGATGGAGGACGTCATGACGCCTGA
- the tssC gene encoding type VI secretion system contractile sheath large subunit: MSDDIAAAEAEAGSAAPAAEAALDNDFAALLRKEFKPKTQEAERAVEASVRTLAEHALADAAVVSDDVIATVQSMIAEIDRKLTEQINLILHNEAFQKLEGAWRGLHYLVSNSETDEQLKVRVMNISKADLYRTLKKYKGAAWDQSPLFKKLYEEEYGQFGGEPYGALVGDYYFDNSGPDVDLLAQLAKICAAAHMPFIASASPAVMLMESWAELANPRDITKLFQTPEHAAWRALRESEDSRYIGLTLPRFLARAPYGARSNPVDDFDFEEDTAEGDSSRYVWANAAYAMAVNINRSFKTYGWCSRIRGVESGGAVEELPVHVFPTDEGGLETKCPTEVAISDRREAELSRNGFLPLVHMKNSGTAAFIGAQSLHKPAEYDDPVATANAALAARLPYLFACNRFAHYLKCIVRDKIGSFKSRDEMEMWLRRWIANYVDGMPAHSSDADKARKPLAEAAVVVEEVEGSPGYYTSRFYLRPHYQLEGLTVSLRLVSKLPSVGGS, encoded by the coding sequence ATGAGCGATGACATTGCCGCAGCCGAAGCCGAAGCCGGTTCGGCCGCGCCGGCCGCCGAGGCGGCGCTGGACAACGATTTTGCCGCGCTGCTGCGCAAGGAATTCAAACCCAAGACGCAAGAGGCGGAACGCGCGGTCGAAGCGTCCGTGCGAACCCTGGCCGAACACGCGCTGGCCGACGCGGCGGTCGTATCCGACGACGTGATCGCGACCGTGCAGTCCATGATCGCGGAGATCGACCGCAAGCTGACCGAGCAGATCAACCTGATCCTGCACAACGAAGCTTTCCAGAAATTGGAAGGCGCGTGGCGTGGCCTGCACTACCTGGTGTCCAACAGCGAGACCGACGAGCAGCTGAAGGTGCGCGTCATGAACATCTCGAAGGCGGACCTGTACCGGACGCTGAAGAAGTACAAGGGAGCGGCCTGGGATCAAAGCCCGCTGTTCAAGAAGTTGTACGAGGAAGAATACGGGCAGTTCGGCGGCGAGCCGTATGGCGCGCTTGTCGGGGACTACTACTTCGACAACAGCGGTCCGGATGTGGATCTGCTTGCGCAGCTGGCGAAGATCTGCGCCGCGGCGCACATGCCCTTCATCGCCAGCGCCTCGCCTGCCGTCATGCTGATGGAATCCTGGGCGGAGCTTGCCAACCCGCGGGATATCACCAAGCTGTTCCAGACGCCTGAGCACGCGGCATGGCGCGCGCTGCGGGAATCGGAGGACTCGCGCTATATCGGCCTGACATTGCCGCGCTTTCTGGCGCGCGCGCCCTACGGAGCGCGCAGCAACCCCGTGGACGATTTCGATTTCGAGGAAGACACGGCCGAAGGCGACAGCAGCCGCTACGTCTGGGCCAACGCGGCCTACGCGATGGCGGTGAATATCAACCGCTCCTTCAAAACCTACGGATGGTGCTCTCGCATCCGGGGCGTCGAATCGGGCGGCGCGGTGGAAGAACTGCCGGTGCATGTCTTTCCCACCGACGAGGGGGGCCTGGAAACAAAATGCCCGACGGAGGTCGCCATCAGCGACCGGCGCGAGGCGGAGCTGTCGCGCAATGGGTTCCTGCCGCTCGTGCACATGAAGAATTCCGGCACCGCGGCCTTCATCGGCGCACAGTCGCTGCACAAGCCGGCCGAATACGACGATCCGGTCGCTACCGCCAACGCGGCGCTGGCCGCGCGCCTGCCTTACCTCTTCGCCTGCAATCGCTTCGCGCACTATCTGAAATGCATCGTGCGCGACAAGATCGGGTCGTTCAAGAGCCGTGACGAGATGGAGATGTGGTTGCGCCGGTGGATCGCCAACTATGTCGACGGTATGCCGGCGCACTCGTCGGATGCGGACAAGGCCAGGAAACCGCTGGCCGAGGCGGCCGTCGTCGTCGAAGAAGTGGAGGGCAGCCCCGGCTACTACACCTCGCGCTTCTACCTGCGGCCTCATTACCAGCTCGAAGGACTGACCGTATCACTGCGGTTGGTCTCCAAACTTCCCTCCGTGGGAGGAAGCTGA